A stretch of DNA from Sugiyamaella lignohabitans strain CBS 10342 chromosome B, complete sequence:
TTTGAGACTGCCGTATCGCAGACGCTCGATCACCTTCTCGTGAGCATCTGGCGGGTTCCAGTCGGCAATGTCACCACATACATAGAGAACCTCGCTGTCAATGGCTGTCAATAGCGAGTACAGGTCTCGTAGAGTGGGCTGTGAAGACAAGTATGAAATGAGTTGCTGGTCCAGACTGTTGATGGTGGAGATGGTGCCGTCAGGGTTCTCAATAGCAGAAGTGTCGATATAGTCTTTGAGAACTCGGGGATGGAATCCTCGTGAAATGGTCTTTTTGGACATGTATGTCTCATACTCTTCTCTGTTCTGGAACTTGGTTTTGATGTACTTCTCGAGTTTCTTGAATCGATCGCTGGTCAGGGCAGTGACATGCTCGTTGGTATAGTATTCAGGATCCAAATACAATACAGGATCGATAATGACAATCGAGTCAATCAGACCGGGCTCGTGGATAACTGCGTAGGTACACATGGCACCACCCATGGACTGGCCAATGAGAATTGTAGGACCCACGTTGTTTAGAGCACGAATAACACAGTTGATATCTTTACCACCGTCAGACCAGGTGATGTAAGGACCCAGTTTTCCGTTGTTAAGAATTAAAGACTCGCC
This window harbors:
- the LPX1 gene encoding Lpx1p (Peroxisomal matrix-localized lipase; required for normal peroxisome morphology; contains a peroxisomal targeting signal type 1 (PTS1) and a lipase motif; peroxisomal import requires the PTS1 receptor, Pex5p and self-interaction; transcriptionally activated by Yrm1p along with genes involved in multidrug resistance; oleic acid inducible; GO_component: GO:0005782 - peroxisomal matrix [Evidence IEA]; GO_component: GO:0005782 - peroxisomal matrix [Evidence IDA] [PMID 12135984]; GO_component: GO:0005777 - peroxisome [Evidence IEA]; GO_function: GO:0016787 - hydrolase activity [Evidence IEA]; GO_function: GO:0016298 - lipase activity [Evidence IDA] [PMID 18199283]; GO_function: GO:0016298 - lipase activity [Evidence ISS] [PMID 9200815]; GO_function: GO:0004806 - triglyceride lipase activity [Evidence IDA] [PMID 24187129]; GO_process: GO:0007031 - peroxisome organization [Evidence IEP] [PMID 12135984]; GO_process: GO:0019433 - triglyceride catabolic process [Evidence IGI] [PMID 24187129]) → MTITKERFVIDAHHPRESFDSTVSPDDRLKLVYNVYKDDRFDNSTADPTTLINLVFAHGTQMNKEIWQYMIELFYNDFGARLGNVVAIDAINHGESLILNNGKLGPYITWSDGGKDINCVIRALNNVGPTILIGQSMGGAMCTYAVIHEPGLIDSIVIIDPVLYLDPEYYTNEHVTALTSDRFKKLEKYIKTKFQNREEYETYMSKKTISRGFHPRVLKDYIDTSAIENPDGTISTINSLDQQLISYLSSQPTLRDLYSLLTAIDSEVLYVCGDIADWNPPDAHEKVIERLRYGSLKIIPGGKHLVVFDMPDETYAAIKDFVDRRGKRGSELIQKARARSNYSLNQRLEFAHEGRKYQLESLAAGKRFVYSKL